One window of the Candidatus Poribacteria bacterium genome contains the following:
- a CDS encoding peptidase M55 translates to MKAYILTDLEGPAGVAKWDQTRVDASEMKSVAMRLLTREINACVDGILDYDAKAEIVVLDGHGSGGVDLERFHPKAKLIFGKGFKPPTGLDDAFDALLFVGQHAMAGTPDAPLCHTYSSLTVEYYRLNGKPIGEFGARAALAGLYDVPTIFLAGDDKACEEAHALVPGIVTVATKVGMGIELAQHLSPKKARRAIRKATREACQRAKSIEPVRIDPPYELEIRVYEGKSVEGQVRRGAEQIDERTCIYRTNDLLSLPI, encoded by the coding sequence TTGAAGGCGTACATCCTGACGGACCTGGAAGGACCTGCTGGCGTCGCCAAGTGGGACCAGACGCGCGTCGACGCGTCGGAGATGAAGAGCGTTGCGATGCGCCTGCTGACGCGCGAGATCAACGCGTGCGTCGACGGCATCCTCGACTACGACGCGAAGGCGGAAATCGTCGTGCTCGACGGACACGGTTCCGGCGGAGTCGATCTGGAGCGGTTCCACCCGAAGGCGAAGCTCATCTTCGGCAAGGGGTTCAAGCCGCCGACGGGTCTGGACGACGCCTTCGACGCGCTCCTGTTCGTCGGGCAGCACGCGATGGCAGGCACGCCCGACGCCCCGCTGTGCCATACCTACTCGTCACTCACCGTCGAGTACTATCGGCTCAACGGCAAGCCCATCGGCGAGTTCGGCGCGCGCGCGGCGCTTGCGGGGCTCTATGACGTGCCGACCATCTTCCTGGCTGGCGATGACAAGGCGTGTGAAGAGGCGCACGCGCTGGTTCCGGGGATCGTGACTGTGGCGACGAAGGTCGGCATGGGGATCGAGCTCGCGCAGCACCTGTCGCCGAAGAAGGCTCGGAGGGCGATCCGCAAGGCGACGCGTGAGGCGTGTCAACGGGCGAAGAGCATCGAGCCCGTGCGGATCGATCCGCCCTACGAGCTGGAAATCCGAGTCTACGAAGGCAAGAGCGTGGAAGGACAGGTTCGGCGCGGAGCGGAGCAGATCGACGAACGGACGTGCATCTACCGGACGAACGATCTGCTCTCGCTCCCGATCTGA
- the larE gene encoding ATP-dependent sacrificial sulfur transferase LarE, translating to MSLPDEIAQKHALASARLRELGEVIVAFSGGVDSTLLAKLAYDALGECALAVIAVSESLPKRELREAIELADGIGIRLAQVRSEELEDERYASNPVNRCYFCKSELFTQLESVMRETGIRSIVYGANADDTGDYRPGMDAAKEYGVHAPLLDAGMTKDDIRVLSRDLGLRTWDKPAFACLSSRFPHGTPISAQKLTQVDEAEECLFDLGFRQFRVRHHEDIARIEVPVEEMPHFLDDGVRERVVARFRELGYRFVSLDLAGYRSGSLNAELLSLTPMPSARGSVERQG from the coding sequence ATGTCTCTGCCTGACGAGATCGCCCAGAAGCACGCGTTGGCGTCCGCGCGGCTGCGCGAGCTCGGAGAAGTCATCGTCGCTTTCTCAGGCGGCGTCGATAGCACGCTGCTTGCGAAGCTGGCGTATGACGCGCTTGGCGAATGCGCCCTTGCCGTCATCGCCGTCTCCGAATCGTTGCCGAAGCGGGAGCTCCGGGAAGCCATCGAGCTCGCCGATGGGATCGGTATTCGCCTGGCGCAAGTCCGATCCGAGGAGTTGGAGGACGAGCGCTATGCCAGCAACCCCGTGAACCGATGCTACTTCTGCAAGTCCGAGCTCTTCACCCAACTCGAATCGGTCATGCGTGAGACCGGCATCCGCAGCATCGTCTACGGTGCGAACGCGGATGACACGGGCGACTACCGTCCCGGCATGGACGCCGCCAAGGAGTACGGTGTCCACGCCCCGCTGCTGGATGCCGGCATGACCAAGGACGACATCCGCGTTCTCTCTCGCGACCTGGGATTGCGGACTTGGGACAAGCCCGCATTCGCCTGTCTTTCGTCGCGGTTCCCCCATGGAACGCCGATCTCCGCGCAGAAGCTGACCCAGGTGGACGAGGCGGAAGAGTGTCTGTTCGATCTCGGGTTCCGCCAGTTCCGAGTGCGACATCACGAGGACATCGCGCGAATCGAGGTGCCCGTCGAGGAGATGCCGCATTTCCTCGACGACGGCGTTCGCGAACGGGTCGTGGCGAGGTTCCGCGAGCTGGGATATCGGTTCGTGTCCCTCGACCTGGCGGGCTACCGGTCCGGGAGTCTGAACGCGGAGCTGCTGTCGCTGACGCCCATGCCCTCGGCACGAGGTTCCGTCGAGCGACAAGGCTGA
- a CDS encoding tetratricopeptide repeat protein, whose product MIHRLVAAFACIVIIAGCGGDPVERAWAQARSGDIDGARAALTSLAAIRRWTSRAEATLGELELSQMRAQEAAHHLSRAAAADPNDTMALARYGEALLLLGQEVDALDVFAKALSISQSGPHVVYIAGLIGDAYETTRLTSSEVDSYAPSFSPDGTKLVMTQHADGSAELFLMDLASKRSERLTDMPTTNEYGATFSPDGKNLLFGSTQHRTDAAMINLQASGSTPRSEMIYTMDLATRTTIPLTTSPAAVGNPAFTPDGKTVLFEATVDGNMDIWSMAADGSQRERLTSEPSDDGHAVVSPDGRQAVYVRSLDRAFDLFEVRLDGSSSRQVTFTEATEYGGAFLPDGKEFLFVRNQGAGYELALTDWQSGHVRPVSSRYGDVIHPAASPDGKRVAFASNRRDYLDIYLMDLTKPMSGPALEQRIRTMLAQIGR is encoded by the coding sequence ATGATCCATCGTCTAGTCGCCGCGTTCGCGTGCATCGTCATCATCGCGGGTTGCGGCGGCGATCCGGTCGAACGGGCATGGGCTCAGGCGAGGAGCGGCGATATCGACGGAGCTCGCGCAGCCCTCACATCCCTTGCGGCGATACGCCGCTGGACGTCGCGCGCCGAAGCGACGTTGGGCGAGCTCGAGTTGAGCCAGATGCGGGCGCAGGAGGCTGCGCACCATCTGTCGCGGGCTGCCGCAGCCGACCCGAACGACACGATGGCGCTCGCCCGGTACGGTGAGGCGTTGCTGCTCCTCGGTCAGGAGGTCGATGCGCTGGACGTGTTCGCCAAAGCGCTGTCGATCTCGCAGTCGGGTCCGCACGTGGTCTACATCGCGGGTCTCATCGGAGACGCTTACGAGACGACTCGGCTGACGAGCTCCGAGGTGGACAGCTACGCCCCGAGCTTTTCGCCAGACGGCACGAAGCTCGTCATGACACAGCACGCGGACGGCAGCGCGGAGCTGTTTCTGATGGACTTGGCATCGAAGCGGTCGGAACGCCTCACGGACATGCCGACGACCAACGAATACGGCGCGACGTTCTCTCCGGACGGGAAGAACCTGCTGTTCGGATCGACGCAGCATCGGACCGACGCGGCGATGATCAACTTGCAGGCGAGCGGCAGCACGCCCCGCAGCGAGATGATCTACACGATGGACCTGGCGACCCGGACGACCATCCCGCTGACCACCAGCCCCGCCGCCGTCGGGAATCCGGCGTTCACGCCAGACGGCAAGACCGTGCTGTTCGAGGCGACGGTCGATGGCAACATGGACATCTGGTCGATGGCTGCCGACGGCTCGCAACGCGAGCGGCTGACATCGGAGCCATCCGATGACGGTCACGCCGTCGTGTCTCCCGATGGCAGGCAGGCCGTCTACGTCCGAAGCCTGGATCGTGCGTTCGACCTGTTCGAAGTGAGGCTCGACGGATCGTCGTCTCGGCAGGTGACCTTCACCGAGGCGACCGAGTACGGGGGCGCGTTCCTACCGGACGGCAAGGAGTTTCTGTTCGTGCGGAACCAGGGTGCGGGCTACGAGCTGGCGCTGACGGACTGGCAGAGCGGGCACGTTCGACCGGTGTCGAGTCGATACGGCGACGTCATCCATCCAGCGGCCTCGCCGGACGGGAAGCGCGTCGCCTTCGCGAGCAACCGAAGGGACTACCTGGATATCTACCTGATGGACCTGACGAAGCCGATGTCGGGCCCCGCGCTGGAGCAGCGCATTCGCACCATGCTGGCTCAGATCGGTCGCTGA
- a CDS encoding aldo/keto reductase, protein MKRRDFLKTAAVSTAALAIDATAPAGKGDSMNAPDKASGFPKREYGKTGEMLSIIGFGGIVVMNAEQDHANRVVAESVERGINYFDVAPSYGNAEEKLGPAIEPFRDRIFLACKTGQRERPGAEAEFARSLERLRTDHFDLYQLHGITNVQNDVDKVFLSGGVMDFLIEKRQEGAIRYLGFSAHSIEAATAAMDRFDFDSVLFPVNFANWHKGEFGHQIMEKAKSKGVARLALKALARQQWPEDDPLRQKYGKCWYQPLTDPREAELGLRFTLSQPITAAIPPGEESLFRLACDLAERFKPLTTQEDSELKELAAGLKPIFSTV, encoded by the coding sequence ATGAAACGCAGGGACTTTCTCAAAACCGCGGCGGTGTCCACAGCCGCCCTGGCGATCGACGCCACTGCACCTGCTGGAAAAGGAGACTCCATGAACGCGCCGGACAAGGCGTCCGGGTTCCCCAAGCGCGAGTACGGCAAGACCGGTGAGATGTTGTCGATCATCGGGTTCGGCGGCATCGTCGTCATGAACGCCGAGCAGGATCACGCCAACCGCGTCGTCGCGGAATCCGTCGAGCGGGGCATCAACTACTTCGATGTGGCTCCCAGCTACGGCAACGCGGAGGAGAAGCTCGGGCCCGCCATCGAGCCGTTCCGGGACCGCATCTTCCTCGCCTGCAAGACCGGTCAGCGTGAGCGTCCCGGCGCCGAGGCGGAGTTCGCGCGTTCGCTCGAGCGCCTGCGCACCGACCACTTCGATCTATACCAACTGCACGGCATCACCAACGTGCAGAACGACGTCGATAAGGTGTTCCTGTCCGGCGGCGTGATGGACTTCCTCATCGAGAAGCGCCAGGAGGGAGCCATTCGCTATCTGGGGTTCTCAGCGCACTCCATCGAAGCGGCGACGGCGGCGATGGATCGCTTCGACTTCGACTCGGTTCTCTTCCCAGTGAACTTCGCGAACTGGCACAAGGGCGAGTTCGGGCATCAGATCATGGAGAAGGCGAAGTCCAAAGGCGTCGCACGGTTGGCGCTCAAGGCACTGGCGCGACAGCAGTGGCCCGAGGATGACCCGCTGCGCCAGAAGTACGGCAAGTGCTGGTACCAGCCCCTGACGGATCCGCGCGAGGCGGAGCTCGGACTCCGGTTCACGTTGAGCCAGCCGATCACGGCTGCCATTCCGCCGGGCGAGGAGTCTCTGTTCCGCCTGGCATGCGACTTGGCGGAGCGCTTCAAGCCCCTGACGACGCAGGAGGATTCCGAGCTCAAGGAGCTCGCCGCCGGACTGAAGCCGATCTTCAGCACGGTGTAG
- a CDS encoding sigma-70 family RNA polymerase sigma factor, protein MPSKRSSSPRDAGTPVRRVAASSIPTIGRTDRAPARGDRAGMARVGASSGASRKVRKPAGPPEVASDALRMWMRDITKTRLLTQAEEVALAKRIEAGDNDAREMLVRSNLRLVVSVALKYRGHNVPVSDLIQEGNIGLMRAVEKFDYRRGFKFSTYAIWWIRQAVMRALDNYARVIRLPSYVVAKISKFDDAAGRLRQELERDPTTQEIADMLDVPEARVREILTLSCDPLSLEMPLGEERETSLLRDFIEDPAGESHREVLSDAIMEQEIEGLLDKLPTREQEVLRLRFGLDDGQERTLREIGLQFGVTRERIRQIEADALRHLRQWSQFRDTAPSDEIAAGAELPATAVSG, encoded by the coding sequence ATGCCCTCGAAGCGGTCATCGTCGCCTCGCGATGCAGGGACGCCAGTTCGCCGCGTCGCCGCGTCCTCGATCCCGACGATCGGTCGCACGGATAGGGCTCCTGCGAGAGGCGACCGAGCCGGGATGGCGCGGGTCGGCGCGTCGTCCGGAGCCTCCCGCAAAGTCCGCAAGCCCGCGGGACCGCCGGAAGTCGCGAGCGACGCGCTCCGCATGTGGATGCGTGACATCACCAAGACGCGACTGCTGACGCAGGCAGAAGAGGTCGCGCTCGCCAAGCGAATCGAGGCGGGCGACAACGACGCCCGCGAGATGCTGGTTCGCTCGAATCTCCGTCTGGTCGTCAGTGTCGCGCTCAAGTACCGCGGTCACAACGTCCCCGTGTCCGATCTGATCCAGGAAGGCAACATCGGCTTGATGCGCGCCGTCGAGAAGTTCGACTATCGGCGCGGCTTCAAGTTCAGCACGTACGCGATTTGGTGGATCCGCCAGGCGGTCATGCGGGCGCTGGACAACTACGCTCGGGTCATCCGCCTGCCCAGCTACGTCGTCGCCAAGATCAGCAAGTTCGATGATGCCGCAGGGCGTCTGCGACAGGAGCTCGAGCGCGATCCGACGACGCAAGAGATCGCCGACATGCTGGATGTGCCCGAGGCGCGCGTGCGCGAGATTCTGACCTTGTCCTGCGATCCGCTGTCCCTCGAGATGCCGCTCGGAGAGGAGCGCGAGACATCTCTGCTCCGCGACTTCATCGAGGACCCCGCCGGCGAGTCCCATCGCGAGGTCCTTTCGGACGCCATCATGGAGCAGGAGATCGAAGGGCTGCTCGACAAGCTGCCGACGCGCGAGCAGGAAGTGCTGCGTCTGCGGTTCGGTCTGGACGACGGTCAGGAGCGCACGCTTCGCGAGATCGGTCTCCAGTTCGGCGTGACCCGCGAGCGGATCCGCCAGATCGAGGCGGACGCCCTGCGACACCTACGACAGTGGAGCCAGTTCCGCGACACGGCTCCGTCCGACGAGATCGCTGCTGGCGCCGAACTGCCCGCGACTGCCGTGAGCGGTTAG
- a CDS encoding DUF4139 domain-containing protein: MRTCRPRRWSVIAATAAIALVASTSVSQVQLTTLPKPGRVGIDIYGAGIALVTQSRSVRLHKGSNTVQFRWSGSEIDRFSLLLRPAPGVTGVSVGSATFPSGQQNAIQWDVHADADREADMEVAFYASGFGWSTHYMAWVSDDDSQTRLVSWFSVTNASGEDFEGAEIRLVVGVLQTVPEARPEALADATKAAPYAGRQLRKADRSAGIALAAEDLGEHHVFSLTQPADIKNGGTSALPALSAAGVPVRLVHRWNGGEVRAEYTFINDAKHKVGDSPLPAGPVTVLRRTSDGTVSFVGSAQMDYIPIGKEIRLDVGPDKDIVVERTIQEWRRTNFRFTESGDLAAADIETAFRFDVTNHGSRPIDLLIPETISGRWELLDTDTSHERKGVREIEFRVRVEPTTSRQINYRIRQMAD; the protein is encoded by the coding sequence ATGAGAACATGCAGACCCCGCCGCTGGAGCGTCATCGCTGCGACCGCAGCGATCGCTCTGGTCGCGTCGACGTCCGTTTCGCAGGTCCAGTTAACGACGCTTCCAAAGCCGGGACGCGTCGGCATCGATATCTACGGTGCCGGCATCGCTCTGGTGACGCAGAGCCGATCCGTCCGACTCCACAAGGGCTCCAACACCGTGCAGTTCCGATGGTCCGGTTCTGAGATCGACCGATTCAGTCTGCTCCTGCGTCCTGCGCCGGGCGTTACGGGCGTGAGCGTAGGCAGCGCGACTTTCCCGAGCGGGCAGCAGAACGCGATCCAGTGGGACGTTCACGCCGACGCCGATCGCGAGGCAGATATGGAGGTCGCGTTCTACGCGTCCGGCTTTGGCTGGTCAACCCACTACATGGCGTGGGTGAGTGACGACGACTCTCAAACGCGGCTCGTCAGTTGGTTCTCCGTGACCAACGCGAGCGGCGAGGACTTCGAGGGGGCGGAGATTCGGCTTGTTGTCGGCGTGCTGCAGACGGTCCCCGAGGCGCGTCCGGAGGCGTTGGCGGACGCAACCAAGGCTGCTCCGTATGCAGGACGTCAGCTCCGCAAAGCCGACCGATCCGCAGGTATCGCACTTGCCGCCGAGGATCTCGGCGAGCACCACGTCTTTTCGCTGACACAACCCGCCGATATCAAGAATGGCGGCACGAGCGCGCTGCCCGCGTTGAGCGCTGCTGGCGTCCCGGTCCGGCTCGTCCATCGTTGGAACGGCGGAGAGGTTCGCGCTGAATACACCTTCATCAACGACGCCAAGCACAAGGTGGGCGACAGTCCACTTCCCGCAGGTCCCGTGACGGTACTCCGCCGGACCAGTGACGGTACGGTCTCCTTCGTGGGGTCTGCTCAGATGGACTACATACCGATTGGGAAGGAGATCCGGCTGGATGTCGGGCCCGATAAGGACATCGTCGTCGAGCGAACCATCCAGGAATGGCGTCGGACGAACTTCCGGTTCACCGAGTCAGGCGACCTTGCCGCGGCAGACATTGAGACCGCGTTCCGCTTCGACGTGACGAACCACGGGAGTCGCCCGATCGATCTCCTGATCCCGGAGACCATTTCGGGTCGATGGGAGTTGCTCGATACCGACACGTCGCACGAACGCAAGGGCGTGAGAGAGATCGAGTTCCGCGTCCGCGTCGAGCCGACCACGTCGCGCCAGATCAACTACCGCATCCGCCAGATGGCAGACTAG
- the def gene encoding peptide deformylase, which yields MDVLTVRLYGDPVLREKAKPIIFVTDEIRALAREMLVTMYREKGVGLAAPQVGVLKRLIVVDPEPSEGERQPVVLIDPVIVGSRGRIVDEEGCLSFPDVYADVARAVEVDVEHLDPEGESAILHADGWLARVIQHEIDHLDGVLFIDHLSRMQRQVLRTQLRKVTLSRPS from the coding sequence ATGGATGTGCTGACGGTTCGGTTGTACGGCGATCCGGTGCTCCGAGAGAAGGCGAAGCCGATCATCTTTGTGACGGACGAAATCCGCGCCCTGGCGCGGGAGATGCTCGTCACGATGTACCGTGAGAAGGGCGTGGGTCTCGCCGCCCCGCAGGTCGGGGTACTCAAGCGGCTCATCGTCGTCGATCCCGAACCGAGCGAAGGCGAACGGCAACCGGTCGTGCTGATCGACCCGGTGATCGTCGGCAGCAGGGGCAGGATCGTGGACGAGGAGGGCTGCCTCAGCTTTCCCGACGTGTACGCCGACGTCGCGCGCGCCGTGGAGGTCGACGTCGAGCATCTCGACCCCGAAGGCGAGAGCGCGATTTTGCACGCGGACGGTTGGCTGGCGCGCGTCATTCAGCACGAGATCGACCACCTCGATGGCGTTCTGTTCATTGACCACCTGAGTCGAATGCAGCGGCAGGTGCTCCGAACTCAACTCCGCAAGGTAACCCTGAGCCGCCCATCATAG
- a CDS encoding NAD(P)-dependent oxidoreductase, translating into MAEHRRILVTGSAGALGRAASVALLQRGHWVRAFDRVASPHASEVRVGDLTDKDAVERSVEGVDTVVHLGATPDEADFIAELLPNNIVGLYRVCEAVRAEGVQRLVLTSSGQVAWGSPKYGEQGYEPIAVEDGIAPVNMYGITKVLAEAMGEMYSRCHGLSVVVVRPGWLPREPWHVAAMSRSRQAQAQYFSPGDVGRFFVRAVETPGIRIAVVNATSRPNGPAVWDITTARELLGYEPEDTYPQGLPFPPPEASQA; encoded by the coding sequence TTGGCGGAGCATCGGCGCATTCTGGTGACTGGTTCGGCTGGCGCTCTGGGGAGGGCGGCGTCGGTGGCGCTGCTGCAGCGAGGGCACTGGGTCCGCGCCTTCGACCGCGTGGCGTCTCCACACGCGTCGGAGGTCCGCGTCGGCGACCTGACCGACAAAGACGCCGTGGAGCGCTCCGTCGAGGGAGTGGACACGGTCGTCCATCTCGGAGCGACGCCGGATGAAGCCGACTTCATCGCCGAGCTCCTGCCGAATAACATTGTCGGGCTCTACCGAGTCTGTGAGGCGGTGCGCGCCGAGGGCGTCCAACGACTCGTGTTGACCAGCTCGGGACAAGTTGCTTGGGGCAGTCCGAAGTACGGCGAGCAGGGATACGAGCCGATCGCCGTCGAAGACGGCATCGCTCCGGTGAACATGTACGGCATCACCAAAGTGCTCGCCGAGGCGATGGGAGAGATGTACTCCCGCTGCCACGGGCTTTCGGTCGTCGTTGTGCGACCCGGGTGGCTTCCTCGTGAACCGTGGCACGTGGCGGCGATGTCGCGAAGCCGCCAAGCGCAGGCGCAGTATTTCAGCCCCGGCGATGTGGGACGCTTCTTCGTCCGCGCCGTGGAGACGCCGGGCATCCGCATCGCCGTGGTAAACGCCACCAGCCGACCGAACGGGCCCGCCGTCTGGGATATCACGACAGCCAGAGAGCTATTGGGGTACGAACCCGAGGACACCTACCCACAAGGTTTGCCCTTTCCGCCACCGGAAGCATCCCAAGCATGA